A genomic window from Phocoena sinus isolate mPhoSin1 chromosome 20, mPhoSin1.pri, whole genome shotgun sequence includes:
- the KAT2A gene encoding histone acetyltransferase KAT2A isoform X4, producing MLRGMDACALNAGCPCGPRAGSAAPRCAALRCGEAMTEPSQASNPAPAAQPRPLQSPAPAPTPTPTLSPASAPTPAPTPASAPAPATAPAGSTGTGGPGVGSGGTGSGGDPARPGLSQQQRASQRKAQVRGLPRAKKLEKLGVFSACKANETCKCNGWKNPKPPTAPRMDLQQPAANLSELCRSCEHPLADHVSHLENVSEDEINRLLGMVVDVENLFMSVHKEEDTDTKQVYFYLFKLLRKCILQMTRPVVEGSLGSPPFEKPNIEQGVLNFVQYKFSHLAPRERQTMFELSKMFLLCLNYWKLETPAQFRQRSQAEDVATYKVNYTRWLCYCHVPQSCDSLPRYETTHVFGRSLLRSIFTVTRRQLLEKFRVEKDKLVPEKRTLILTHFPKFLSMLEEEIYGANSPIWESGFTMPPSEGTQLVPRPATVSAAVVPSAPIFSPTMAGGSNSSLSLDSGGAEPMPASSAGEKRKLPENLTLEDAKRLRVMGDIPMELVNEVMLTITDPAAMLGPETSLLSANAARDETARLEERRGIIEFHVIGNSLTPKANRRVLLWLVGLQNVFSHQLPRMPKEYIARLVFDPKHKTLALIKDGRVIGGICFRMFPTQGFTEIVFCAVTSNEQVKGYGTHLMNHLKEYHIKHNILYFLTYADEYAIGYFKKQGFSKDIKVPKSRYLGYIKDYEGATLMECELNPRIPYTELSHIIKKQKEIIKKLIERKQAQIRKVYPGLSCFKEGVRQIPVESVPGIRETGWKPLGKEKGKELKDPDQLYTTLKNLLAQIKSHPSAWPFMEPVKKSEAPDYYEVIRFPIDLKTMTERLRSRYYVTRKLFVADLQRVIANCREYNPPDSEYCRCASALEKFFYFKLKEGGLIDK from the exons ATGCTCCGGGGCATGGACGCCTGCGCACTGAACGCCGGTTGCCCATGCGGCCCTAGGGCTGGGAGCGCCGCGCCGCGCTGCGCCGCGCTCCGCTGCGGGGAGGCCATGACGGAACCTTCCCAGGCCTCGAACCCGGCCCCGGCCGCGCAGCCCCGTCCTCTTCAgtccccagcccccgccccaacTCCGACTCCTACCCTCAGCCCGGCTTCGGCCCCGACTCCGGCTCCCACCCCGGcatcagccccagccccagctacAGCCCCAGCCGGGAGCACAGGGACTGGGGGGCCCGGGGTAGGAAGTGGGGGTACCGGGAGCGGGGGTGATCCGGCTCGACCTGGCCTGAGCCAGCAGCAGCGCGCCAGCCAGAGGAAGGCGCAAGTCCGGGGGCTGCCGCGCGCCAAGAAGCTTGAGAAGCTAGGGGTCTTCTCGGCTTGCaag GCCAATGAAACCTGCAAGTGTAATGGCTGGAAAAACCCCAAGCCCCCCACTGCACCCCGCATGGACCTGCAGCAGCCAGCTGCCAACCTGAGCGAGCTGTGCCGCAGCTGTGAGCACCCCTTGG CTGACCACGTGTCCCACCTGGAGAATGTGTCAGAGGATGAGATTAACCGACTCTTGGGGATGGTGGTAGACGTGGAGAATCTGTTCATGTCTGTTCACAAGGAGGAGGATACGGACACCAAGCAGGTCTATTTCTACCTCTTCAAG CTCCTGCGGAAATGCATCCTGCAGATGACTCGGCCCGTGGTGGAGGGGTCCCTGGGCAGCCCCCCATTTGAGAAGCCTAATATTGAGCAG GGTGTGCTGAACTTCGTGCAGTACAAGTTTAGTCATCTGGCTCCCCGGGAGCGGCAGACAATGTTCGAGCTCTCGAAGATGTTCCTGCTCTGCCTTAACTACTGGAAGCTTGAGACGCCTGCCCAATTTCGGCAGAGGTCTCAGGCCGAGGACGTGGCTACCTACAAGGTCAATTATACCAG ATGGCTCTGTTACTGCCACGTGCCCCAGAGCTGCGATAGCCTTCCGCGGTACGAGACCACTCACGTCTTTGGGCGGAGCCTTCTCCGCTCCATCTTCACCGTTACCCGGCGACAGCTGCTGGAGAAGTTCCGGGTGGAGAAGGACAAGCTGGTGCCCGAGAAGAGGACCCTCATCCTCACCCACTTCCCCAA ATTCCTGTCTATGCTGGAGGAGGAGATCTACGGGGCAAACTCTCCAATCTGGGAGTCGGGCTTCACCATGCCGCCCTCAGAGGGAACCCAGCTGGTGCCCCGGCCGG CTACAGTCAGCGCTGCGGTGGTTCCCAGCGCCCCCATCTTCAGTCCCACCATGGCTGGGGGCAGCAACAGCTCCTTGAGCCTGGATTCCGGAGGGGCTGAGCCCATGCCAG CTTCCTCAGCAGGTGAGAAGAGGAAGCTCCCAGAGAACCTGACCCTGGAGGATGCCAAACGGCTCCGTGTGATGGGCGACATCCCCATGGAGCTCGTCAATGAGGTCATGCTCACCATCACGGATCCCGCCGCCATGCTGGGGCCTGAG ACGAGCTTGCTGTCGGCCAACGCCGCCCGGGATGAGACTGCCCGCCTGGAGGAGCGCCGCGGCATCATCGAGTTCCACGTCATCGGCAACTCGCTCACACCCAAGGCCAACCGGCGGGTGTTGCTGTGGCTCGTAGGGCTGCAGAACGTCTTCTCCCACCAGCTGCCACGCATGCCCAAGGAGTACATCGCCCGTCTCGTCTTTGACCC GAAGCACAAGACTCTGGCCTTGATCAAGGACGGGCGGGTCATTGGTGGGATCTGCTTCCGCATGTTTCCCACCCAGGGCTTCACGGAGATTGTTTTCTGCGCTGTCACCTCAAACGAGCAGGTCAAG GGCTATGGGACTCACCTGATGAACCACCTGAAGGAGTATCACATCAAACACAACATTCTCTACTTCCTCACCTACGCCGACGAGTACGCCATTGGCTACTTCAAAAAGCAG GGCTTCTCCAAGGACATCAAGGTGCCCAAGAGCCGCTACTTGGGCTACATTAAGGACTATGAGGGCGCGACACTGATGGAGTGTGAGCTGAACCCGCGAATTCCCTACACGGAGCTGTCCCACATCATCAAGAAGCAGAAggag ATCATCAAGAAGCTGATTGAGCGCAAACAGGCACAGATCCGAAAGGTCTACCCCGGGCTCAGTTGCTTCAAGGAGGGTGTGAGGCAGATCCCTGTGGAGAGCGTCCCCGGCATTC GAGAGACAGGCTGGAAGCcgctggggaaggagaaggg GAAGGAGCTGAAGGACCCAGACCAGCTCTACACGACCCTCAAAAACCTGCTGGCCCAGATCAAG TCCCACCCCAGTGCCTGGCCCTTCATGGAGCCCGTGAAGAAGTCGGAGGCCCCAGACTACTACGAGGTCATCCGCTTCCCCATCG ACCTGAAGACCATGACAGAGAGGCTGCGCAGCCGCTACTATGTGACCCGGAAGCTCTTTGTAGCTGACCTGCAGCGGGTCATCGCTAACTGCCGCGAGTACAACCCCCCGGACAGCGAGTACTGCCGCTGCGCCAGCGCCCTGGAGAAGTTCTTTTACTTCAAGCTCAAGGAGGGCGGGCTCATTGACAAGTAG
- the KAT2A gene encoding histone acetyltransferase KAT2A isoform X1, which produces MLRGMDACALNAGCPCGPRAGSAAPRCAALRCGEAMTEPSQASNPAPAAQPRPLQSPAPAPTPTPTLSPASAPTPAPTPASAPAPATAPAGSTGTGGPGVGSGGTGSGGDPARPGLSQQQRASQRKAQVRGLPRAKKLEKLGVFSACKANETCKCNGWKNPKPPTAPRMDLQQPAANLSELCRSCEHPLADHVSHLENVSEDEINRLLGMVVDVENLFMSVHKEEDTDTKQVYFYLFKVSFFQLLRKCILQMTRPVVEGSLGSPPFEKPNIEQGVLNFVQYKFSHLAPRERQTMFELSKMFLLCLNYWKLETPAQFRQRSQAEDVATYKVNYTRWLCYCHVPQSCDSLPRYETTHVFGRSLLRSIFTVTRRQLLEKFRVEKDKLVPEKRTLILTHFPKFLSMLEEEIYGANSPIWESGFTMPPSEGTQLVPRPATVSAAVVPSAPIFSPTMAGGSNSSLSLDSGGAEPMPASSAGEKRKLPENLTLEDAKRLRVMGDIPMELVNEVMLTITDPAAMLGPETSLLSANAARDETARLEERRGIIEFHVIGNSLTPKANRRVLLWLVGLQNVFSHQLPRMPKEYIARLVFDPKHKTLALIKDGRVIGGICFRMFPTQGFTEIVFCAVTSNEQVKGYGTHLMNHLKEYHIKHNILYFLTYADEYAIGYFKKQGFSKDIKVPKSRYLGYIKDYEGATLMECELNPRIPYTELSHIIKKQKEIIKKLIERKQAQIRKVYPGLSCFKEGVRQIPVESVPGIRETGWKPLGKEKGKELKDPDQLYTTLKNLLAQIKSHPSAWPFMEPVKKSEAPDYYEVIRFPIDLKTMTERLRSRYYVTRKLFVADLQRVIANCREYNPPDSEYCRCASALEKFFYFKLKEGGLIDK; this is translated from the exons ATGCTCCGGGGCATGGACGCCTGCGCACTGAACGCCGGTTGCCCATGCGGCCCTAGGGCTGGGAGCGCCGCGCCGCGCTGCGCCGCGCTCCGCTGCGGGGAGGCCATGACGGAACCTTCCCAGGCCTCGAACCCGGCCCCGGCCGCGCAGCCCCGTCCTCTTCAgtccccagcccccgccccaacTCCGACTCCTACCCTCAGCCCGGCTTCGGCCCCGACTCCGGCTCCCACCCCGGcatcagccccagccccagctacAGCCCCAGCCGGGAGCACAGGGACTGGGGGGCCCGGGGTAGGAAGTGGGGGTACCGGGAGCGGGGGTGATCCGGCTCGACCTGGCCTGAGCCAGCAGCAGCGCGCCAGCCAGAGGAAGGCGCAAGTCCGGGGGCTGCCGCGCGCCAAGAAGCTTGAGAAGCTAGGGGTCTTCTCGGCTTGCaag GCCAATGAAACCTGCAAGTGTAATGGCTGGAAAAACCCCAAGCCCCCCACTGCACCCCGCATGGACCTGCAGCAGCCAGCTGCCAACCTGAGCGAGCTGTGCCGCAGCTGTGAGCACCCCTTGG CTGACCACGTGTCCCACCTGGAGAATGTGTCAGAGGATGAGATTAACCGACTCTTGGGGATGGTGGTAGACGTGGAGAATCTGTTCATGTCTGTTCACAAGGAGGAGGATACGGACACCAAGCAGGTCTATTTCTACCTCTTCAAGGTGAGCTTCTTCCAA CTCCTGCGGAAATGCATCCTGCAGATGACTCGGCCCGTGGTGGAGGGGTCCCTGGGCAGCCCCCCATTTGAGAAGCCTAATATTGAGCAG GGTGTGCTGAACTTCGTGCAGTACAAGTTTAGTCATCTGGCTCCCCGGGAGCGGCAGACAATGTTCGAGCTCTCGAAGATGTTCCTGCTCTGCCTTAACTACTGGAAGCTTGAGACGCCTGCCCAATTTCGGCAGAGGTCTCAGGCCGAGGACGTGGCTACCTACAAGGTCAATTATACCAG ATGGCTCTGTTACTGCCACGTGCCCCAGAGCTGCGATAGCCTTCCGCGGTACGAGACCACTCACGTCTTTGGGCGGAGCCTTCTCCGCTCCATCTTCACCGTTACCCGGCGACAGCTGCTGGAGAAGTTCCGGGTGGAGAAGGACAAGCTGGTGCCCGAGAAGAGGACCCTCATCCTCACCCACTTCCCCAA ATTCCTGTCTATGCTGGAGGAGGAGATCTACGGGGCAAACTCTCCAATCTGGGAGTCGGGCTTCACCATGCCGCCCTCAGAGGGAACCCAGCTGGTGCCCCGGCCGG CTACAGTCAGCGCTGCGGTGGTTCCCAGCGCCCCCATCTTCAGTCCCACCATGGCTGGGGGCAGCAACAGCTCCTTGAGCCTGGATTCCGGAGGGGCTGAGCCCATGCCAG CTTCCTCAGCAGGTGAGAAGAGGAAGCTCCCAGAGAACCTGACCCTGGAGGATGCCAAACGGCTCCGTGTGATGGGCGACATCCCCATGGAGCTCGTCAATGAGGTCATGCTCACCATCACGGATCCCGCCGCCATGCTGGGGCCTGAG ACGAGCTTGCTGTCGGCCAACGCCGCCCGGGATGAGACTGCCCGCCTGGAGGAGCGCCGCGGCATCATCGAGTTCCACGTCATCGGCAACTCGCTCACACCCAAGGCCAACCGGCGGGTGTTGCTGTGGCTCGTAGGGCTGCAGAACGTCTTCTCCCACCAGCTGCCACGCATGCCCAAGGAGTACATCGCCCGTCTCGTCTTTGACCC GAAGCACAAGACTCTGGCCTTGATCAAGGACGGGCGGGTCATTGGTGGGATCTGCTTCCGCATGTTTCCCACCCAGGGCTTCACGGAGATTGTTTTCTGCGCTGTCACCTCAAACGAGCAGGTCAAG GGCTATGGGACTCACCTGATGAACCACCTGAAGGAGTATCACATCAAACACAACATTCTCTACTTCCTCACCTACGCCGACGAGTACGCCATTGGCTACTTCAAAAAGCAG GGCTTCTCCAAGGACATCAAGGTGCCCAAGAGCCGCTACTTGGGCTACATTAAGGACTATGAGGGCGCGACACTGATGGAGTGTGAGCTGAACCCGCGAATTCCCTACACGGAGCTGTCCCACATCATCAAGAAGCAGAAggag ATCATCAAGAAGCTGATTGAGCGCAAACAGGCACAGATCCGAAAGGTCTACCCCGGGCTCAGTTGCTTCAAGGAGGGTGTGAGGCAGATCCCTGTGGAGAGCGTCCCCGGCATTC GAGAGACAGGCTGGAAGCcgctggggaaggagaaggg GAAGGAGCTGAAGGACCCAGACCAGCTCTACACGACCCTCAAAAACCTGCTGGCCCAGATCAAG TCCCACCCCAGTGCCTGGCCCTTCATGGAGCCCGTGAAGAAGTCGGAGGCCCCAGACTACTACGAGGTCATCCGCTTCCCCATCG ACCTGAAGACCATGACAGAGAGGCTGCGCAGCCGCTACTATGTGACCCGGAAGCTCTTTGTAGCTGACCTGCAGCGGGTCATCGCTAACTGCCGCGAGTACAACCCCCCGGACAGCGAGTACTGCCGCTGCGCCAGCGCCCTGGAGAAGTTCTTTTACTTCAAGCTCAAGGAGGGCGGGCTCATTGACAAGTAG
- the KAT2A gene encoding histone acetyltransferase KAT2A isoform X2 — MLRGMDACALNAGCPCGPRAGSAAPRCAALRCGEAMTEPSQASNPAPAAQPRPLQSPAPAPTPTPTLSPASAPTPAPTPASAPAPATAPAGSTGTGGPGVGSGGTGSGGDPARPGLSQQQRASQRKAQVRGLPRAKKLEKLGVFSACKANETCKCNGWKNPKPPTAPRMDLQQPAANLSELCRSCEHPLADHVSHLENVSEDEINRLLGMVVDVENLFMSVHKEEDTDTKQVYFYLFKVSFFQLLRKCILQMTRPVVEGSLGSPPFEKPNIEQGVLNFVQYKFSHLAPRERQTMFELSKMFLLCLNYWKLETPAQFRQRSQAEDVATYKVNYTRWLCYCHVPQSCDSLPRYETTHVFGRSLLRSIFTVTRRQLLEKFRVEKDKLVPEKRTLILTHFPKFLSMLEEEIYGANSPIWESGFTMPPSEGTQLVPRPATVSAAVVPSAPIFSPTMAGGSNSSLSLDSGGAEPMPAGEKRKLPENLTLEDAKRLRVMGDIPMELVNEVMLTITDPAAMLGPETSLLSANAARDETARLEERRGIIEFHVIGNSLTPKANRRVLLWLVGLQNVFSHQLPRMPKEYIARLVFDPKHKTLALIKDGRVIGGICFRMFPTQGFTEIVFCAVTSNEQVKGYGTHLMNHLKEYHIKHNILYFLTYADEYAIGYFKKQGFSKDIKVPKSRYLGYIKDYEGATLMECELNPRIPYTELSHIIKKQKEIIKKLIERKQAQIRKVYPGLSCFKEGVRQIPVESVPGIRETGWKPLGKEKGKELKDPDQLYTTLKNLLAQIKSHPSAWPFMEPVKKSEAPDYYEVIRFPIDLKTMTERLRSRYYVTRKLFVADLQRVIANCREYNPPDSEYCRCASALEKFFYFKLKEGGLIDK; from the exons ATGCTCCGGGGCATGGACGCCTGCGCACTGAACGCCGGTTGCCCATGCGGCCCTAGGGCTGGGAGCGCCGCGCCGCGCTGCGCCGCGCTCCGCTGCGGGGAGGCCATGACGGAACCTTCCCAGGCCTCGAACCCGGCCCCGGCCGCGCAGCCCCGTCCTCTTCAgtccccagcccccgccccaacTCCGACTCCTACCCTCAGCCCGGCTTCGGCCCCGACTCCGGCTCCCACCCCGGcatcagccccagccccagctacAGCCCCAGCCGGGAGCACAGGGACTGGGGGGCCCGGGGTAGGAAGTGGGGGTACCGGGAGCGGGGGTGATCCGGCTCGACCTGGCCTGAGCCAGCAGCAGCGCGCCAGCCAGAGGAAGGCGCAAGTCCGGGGGCTGCCGCGCGCCAAGAAGCTTGAGAAGCTAGGGGTCTTCTCGGCTTGCaag GCCAATGAAACCTGCAAGTGTAATGGCTGGAAAAACCCCAAGCCCCCCACTGCACCCCGCATGGACCTGCAGCAGCCAGCTGCCAACCTGAGCGAGCTGTGCCGCAGCTGTGAGCACCCCTTGG CTGACCACGTGTCCCACCTGGAGAATGTGTCAGAGGATGAGATTAACCGACTCTTGGGGATGGTGGTAGACGTGGAGAATCTGTTCATGTCTGTTCACAAGGAGGAGGATACGGACACCAAGCAGGTCTATTTCTACCTCTTCAAGGTGAGCTTCTTCCAA CTCCTGCGGAAATGCATCCTGCAGATGACTCGGCCCGTGGTGGAGGGGTCCCTGGGCAGCCCCCCATTTGAGAAGCCTAATATTGAGCAG GGTGTGCTGAACTTCGTGCAGTACAAGTTTAGTCATCTGGCTCCCCGGGAGCGGCAGACAATGTTCGAGCTCTCGAAGATGTTCCTGCTCTGCCTTAACTACTGGAAGCTTGAGACGCCTGCCCAATTTCGGCAGAGGTCTCAGGCCGAGGACGTGGCTACCTACAAGGTCAATTATACCAG ATGGCTCTGTTACTGCCACGTGCCCCAGAGCTGCGATAGCCTTCCGCGGTACGAGACCACTCACGTCTTTGGGCGGAGCCTTCTCCGCTCCATCTTCACCGTTACCCGGCGACAGCTGCTGGAGAAGTTCCGGGTGGAGAAGGACAAGCTGGTGCCCGAGAAGAGGACCCTCATCCTCACCCACTTCCCCAA ATTCCTGTCTATGCTGGAGGAGGAGATCTACGGGGCAAACTCTCCAATCTGGGAGTCGGGCTTCACCATGCCGCCCTCAGAGGGAACCCAGCTGGTGCCCCGGCCGG CTACAGTCAGCGCTGCGGTGGTTCCCAGCGCCCCCATCTTCAGTCCCACCATGGCTGGGGGCAGCAACAGCTCCTTGAGCCTGGATTCCGGAGGGGCTGAGCCCATGCCAG CAGGTGAGAAGAGGAAGCTCCCAGAGAACCTGACCCTGGAGGATGCCAAACGGCTCCGTGTGATGGGCGACATCCCCATGGAGCTCGTCAATGAGGTCATGCTCACCATCACGGATCCCGCCGCCATGCTGGGGCCTGAG ACGAGCTTGCTGTCGGCCAACGCCGCCCGGGATGAGACTGCCCGCCTGGAGGAGCGCCGCGGCATCATCGAGTTCCACGTCATCGGCAACTCGCTCACACCCAAGGCCAACCGGCGGGTGTTGCTGTGGCTCGTAGGGCTGCAGAACGTCTTCTCCCACCAGCTGCCACGCATGCCCAAGGAGTACATCGCCCGTCTCGTCTTTGACCC GAAGCACAAGACTCTGGCCTTGATCAAGGACGGGCGGGTCATTGGTGGGATCTGCTTCCGCATGTTTCCCACCCAGGGCTTCACGGAGATTGTTTTCTGCGCTGTCACCTCAAACGAGCAGGTCAAG GGCTATGGGACTCACCTGATGAACCACCTGAAGGAGTATCACATCAAACACAACATTCTCTACTTCCTCACCTACGCCGACGAGTACGCCATTGGCTACTTCAAAAAGCAG GGCTTCTCCAAGGACATCAAGGTGCCCAAGAGCCGCTACTTGGGCTACATTAAGGACTATGAGGGCGCGACACTGATGGAGTGTGAGCTGAACCCGCGAATTCCCTACACGGAGCTGTCCCACATCATCAAGAAGCAGAAggag ATCATCAAGAAGCTGATTGAGCGCAAACAGGCACAGATCCGAAAGGTCTACCCCGGGCTCAGTTGCTTCAAGGAGGGTGTGAGGCAGATCCCTGTGGAGAGCGTCCCCGGCATTC GAGAGACAGGCTGGAAGCcgctggggaaggagaaggg GAAGGAGCTGAAGGACCCAGACCAGCTCTACACGACCCTCAAAAACCTGCTGGCCCAGATCAAG TCCCACCCCAGTGCCTGGCCCTTCATGGAGCCCGTGAAGAAGTCGGAGGCCCCAGACTACTACGAGGTCATCCGCTTCCCCATCG ACCTGAAGACCATGACAGAGAGGCTGCGCAGCCGCTACTATGTGACCCGGAAGCTCTTTGTAGCTGACCTGCAGCGGGTCATCGCTAACTGCCGCGAGTACAACCCCCCGGACAGCGAGTACTGCCGCTGCGCCAGCGCCCTGGAGAAGTTCTTTTACTTCAAGCTCAAGGAGGGCGGGCTCATTGACAAGTAG
- the KAT2A gene encoding histone acetyltransferase KAT2A isoform X6, which produces MLRGMDACALNAGCPCGPRAGSAAPRCAALRCGEAMTEPSQASNPAPAAQPRPLQSPAPAPTPTPTLSPASAPTPAPTPASAPAPATAPAGSTGTGGPGVGSGGTGSGGDPARPGLSQQQRASQRKAQVRGLPRAKKLEKLGVFSACKANETCKCNGWKNPKPPTAPRMDLQQPAANLSELCRSCEHPLADHVSHLENVSEDEINRLLGMVVDVENLFMSVHKEEDTDTKQVYFYLFKLLRKCILQMTRPVVEGSLGSPPFEKPNIEQGVLNFVQYKFSHLAPRERQTMFELSKMFLLCLNYWKLETPAQFRQRSQAEDVATYKVNYTRWLCYCHVPQSCDSLPRYETTHVFGRSLLRSIFTVTRRQLLEKFRVEKDKLVPEKRTLILTHFPKFLSMLEEEIYGANSPIWESGFTMPPSEGTQLVPRPATVSAAVVPSAPIFSPTMAGGSNSSLSLDSGGAEPMPGEKRKLPENLTLEDAKRLRVMGDIPMELVNEVMLTITDPAAMLGPETSLLSANAARDETARLEERRGIIEFHVIGNSLTPKANRRVLLWLVGLQNVFSHQLPRMPKEYIARLVFDPKHKTLALIKDGRVIGGICFRMFPTQGFTEIVFCAVTSNEQVKGYGTHLMNHLKEYHIKHNILYFLTYADEYAIGYFKKQGFSKDIKVPKSRYLGYIKDYEGATLMECELNPRIPYTELSHIIKKQKEIIKKLIERKQAQIRKVYPGLSCFKEGVRQIPVESVPGIRETGWKPLGKEKGKELKDPDQLYTTLKNLLAQIKSHPSAWPFMEPVKKSEAPDYYEVIRFPIDLKTMTERLRSRYYVTRKLFVADLQRVIANCREYNPPDSEYCRCASALEKFFYFKLKEGGLIDK; this is translated from the exons ATGCTCCGGGGCATGGACGCCTGCGCACTGAACGCCGGTTGCCCATGCGGCCCTAGGGCTGGGAGCGCCGCGCCGCGCTGCGCCGCGCTCCGCTGCGGGGAGGCCATGACGGAACCTTCCCAGGCCTCGAACCCGGCCCCGGCCGCGCAGCCCCGTCCTCTTCAgtccccagcccccgccccaacTCCGACTCCTACCCTCAGCCCGGCTTCGGCCCCGACTCCGGCTCCCACCCCGGcatcagccccagccccagctacAGCCCCAGCCGGGAGCACAGGGACTGGGGGGCCCGGGGTAGGAAGTGGGGGTACCGGGAGCGGGGGTGATCCGGCTCGACCTGGCCTGAGCCAGCAGCAGCGCGCCAGCCAGAGGAAGGCGCAAGTCCGGGGGCTGCCGCGCGCCAAGAAGCTTGAGAAGCTAGGGGTCTTCTCGGCTTGCaag GCCAATGAAACCTGCAAGTGTAATGGCTGGAAAAACCCCAAGCCCCCCACTGCACCCCGCATGGACCTGCAGCAGCCAGCTGCCAACCTGAGCGAGCTGTGCCGCAGCTGTGAGCACCCCTTGG CTGACCACGTGTCCCACCTGGAGAATGTGTCAGAGGATGAGATTAACCGACTCTTGGGGATGGTGGTAGACGTGGAGAATCTGTTCATGTCTGTTCACAAGGAGGAGGATACGGACACCAAGCAGGTCTATTTCTACCTCTTCAAG CTCCTGCGGAAATGCATCCTGCAGATGACTCGGCCCGTGGTGGAGGGGTCCCTGGGCAGCCCCCCATTTGAGAAGCCTAATATTGAGCAG GGTGTGCTGAACTTCGTGCAGTACAAGTTTAGTCATCTGGCTCCCCGGGAGCGGCAGACAATGTTCGAGCTCTCGAAGATGTTCCTGCTCTGCCTTAACTACTGGAAGCTTGAGACGCCTGCCCAATTTCGGCAGAGGTCTCAGGCCGAGGACGTGGCTACCTACAAGGTCAATTATACCAG ATGGCTCTGTTACTGCCACGTGCCCCAGAGCTGCGATAGCCTTCCGCGGTACGAGACCACTCACGTCTTTGGGCGGAGCCTTCTCCGCTCCATCTTCACCGTTACCCGGCGACAGCTGCTGGAGAAGTTCCGGGTGGAGAAGGACAAGCTGGTGCCCGAGAAGAGGACCCTCATCCTCACCCACTTCCCCAA ATTCCTGTCTATGCTGGAGGAGGAGATCTACGGGGCAAACTCTCCAATCTGGGAGTCGGGCTTCACCATGCCGCCCTCAGAGGGAACCCAGCTGGTGCCCCGGCCGG CTACAGTCAGCGCTGCGGTGGTTCCCAGCGCCCCCATCTTCAGTCCCACCATGGCTGGGGGCAGCAACAGCTCCTTGAGCCTGGATTCCGGAGGGGCTGAGCCCATGCCAG GTGAGAAGAGGAAGCTCCCAGAGAACCTGACCCTGGAGGATGCCAAACGGCTCCGTGTGATGGGCGACATCCCCATGGAGCTCGTCAATGAGGTCATGCTCACCATCACGGATCCCGCCGCCATGCTGGGGCCTGAG ACGAGCTTGCTGTCGGCCAACGCCGCCCGGGATGAGACTGCCCGCCTGGAGGAGCGCCGCGGCATCATCGAGTTCCACGTCATCGGCAACTCGCTCACACCCAAGGCCAACCGGCGGGTGTTGCTGTGGCTCGTAGGGCTGCAGAACGTCTTCTCCCACCAGCTGCCACGCATGCCCAAGGAGTACATCGCCCGTCTCGTCTTTGACCC GAAGCACAAGACTCTGGCCTTGATCAAGGACGGGCGGGTCATTGGTGGGATCTGCTTCCGCATGTTTCCCACCCAGGGCTTCACGGAGATTGTTTTCTGCGCTGTCACCTCAAACGAGCAGGTCAAG GGCTATGGGACTCACCTGATGAACCACCTGAAGGAGTATCACATCAAACACAACATTCTCTACTTCCTCACCTACGCCGACGAGTACGCCATTGGCTACTTCAAAAAGCAG GGCTTCTCCAAGGACATCAAGGTGCCCAAGAGCCGCTACTTGGGCTACATTAAGGACTATGAGGGCGCGACACTGATGGAGTGTGAGCTGAACCCGCGAATTCCCTACACGGAGCTGTCCCACATCATCAAGAAGCAGAAggag ATCATCAAGAAGCTGATTGAGCGCAAACAGGCACAGATCCGAAAGGTCTACCCCGGGCTCAGTTGCTTCAAGGAGGGTGTGAGGCAGATCCCTGTGGAGAGCGTCCCCGGCATTC GAGAGACAGGCTGGAAGCcgctggggaaggagaaggg GAAGGAGCTGAAGGACCCAGACCAGCTCTACACGACCCTCAAAAACCTGCTGGCCCAGATCAAG TCCCACCCCAGTGCCTGGCCCTTCATGGAGCCCGTGAAGAAGTCGGAGGCCCCAGACTACTACGAGGTCATCCGCTTCCCCATCG ACCTGAAGACCATGACAGAGAGGCTGCGCAGCCGCTACTATGTGACCCGGAAGCTCTTTGTAGCTGACCTGCAGCGGGTCATCGCTAACTGCCGCGAGTACAACCCCCCGGACAGCGAGTACTGCCGCTGCGCCAGCGCCCTGGAGAAGTTCTTTTACTTCAAGCTCAAGGAGGGCGGGCTCATTGACAAGTAG